From Zingiber officinale cultivar Zhangliang chromosome 5B, Zo_v1.1, whole genome shotgun sequence, the proteins below share one genomic window:
- the LOC121987289 gene encoding uncharacterized protein LOC121987289, whose protein sequence is MAEEKERKEEVMVDVEEAEDDETESQAGGEGNRSRSEGSCNETGGTTTTTTTVRQYVRSKMPRLSWTPDLHLAFVDAVKRLGGQEKATPKMVLQLMNVRGLSIAHVKSHLQMYRSRKFDGTGRRRKSSVDLRRREEGLGHEVPYYPRTNSILQPFVRFSSAHRTSAAHFYVVDDVGRSLYQPQGFAPVTVCEWASERSCLSSKDQVLRKGRFMHEMHFEFEQEMSRICSKKVAACMAVDDSLDLQLSTKVKKVHEEEELSLSLSPPGTSILHKKGKVDMKPRGMQLIEIDSSKKAALGLSTLDLTMSIRALE, encoded by the exons ATGGcggaagagaaagagaggaaggaggaggtgaTGGTGGATGTGGAGGAAGCTGAGGACGACGAGACTGAGAGCCAGGCGGGAGGAGAAGGAAACCGCTCGAGATCGGAAGGGAGTTGCAACGAAACAGGAGgcacgacgacgacgacgacgacagtGAGGCAGTACGTACGGTCAAAGATGCCGAGGTTGAGTTGGACGCCGGATCTCCACCTCGCCTTCGTAGACGCCGTCAAGAGGCTCGGTGGCCAAGAAA AGGCGACGCCAAAGATGGTTCTTCAGCTGATGAATGTGAGAGGGCTCAGCATCGCTCATGTGAAGAGCCATCTACAG ATGTATCGGAGCAGAAAATTTGATGGAACTGGTCGACGACGTAAGTCATCCGTGGATTTGCGTCGGAGAGAAGAAGGTCTCGGCCATGAGGTGCCGTACTACCCACGAACAAACTCAATTTTGCAGCCCTTCGTGAGATTCTCGAGCGCCCATCGAACCAGTGCTGCTCACTTCTACGTCGTCGACGACGTTGGTCGATCGCTCTACCAGCCGCAAGGGTTTGCTCCAGTGACAGTTTGT GAATGGGCATCGGAACGGAGTTGCCTTTCTTCCAAGGATCAAGTCCTCAGAAAAGGGCGATTCATGCATGAGATGCATTTTGAG TTTGAGCAAGAAATGTCTCGGATATGTTCAAAGAAGGTGGCTGCATGCATGGCGGTCGACGATTCTTTGGACTTGCAGCTGAGCACGAAGGTGAAGAAGGTGCATGAAGAAGAGGAGCTGTCACTTTCGCTCTCTCCTCCGGGTACTTCGATACTTCATAAGAAAGGAAAAGTAGACATGAAACCTCGTGGGATGCAGTTGATAGAGATAGATAGCAGCAAGAAGGCCGCTCTGGGGCTGAGTACTTTAGATCTGACCATGTCAATTAGAGCATTGGAGTGA
- the LOC121984235 gene encoding uncharacterized protein LOC121984235 isoform X2: protein MSNQSVVNCPLCTEEMDSTDLQLKPCKCGYQICVWCWNHIIQTAENNDTEGRCPACRTLYDKERILKVAISTESLAKQVSQRQKSQKAKSKPLELPKDVNDVRVIRRNLVYVSGVPVALADEMILKKREYFAQYGKIVRVVVVPPSEAFLNFRVIYITFSKEDEALKCIEAVDGFILDGNPLKACFGTTRYCHDWLKNGRCKKQNCLYMHDACPEEDICTKDEAPSVCTSKLQKSSGYVSNLPPRSGRILPPPMNTLCRSSSTVKKDQKHCDNGRKITEKDDRKHGALLSTASWESTSTSGRLSYASVTALKGPINHSAVPKNFIMKPNDRDRVCAVFQNTDQSDEQLSTSNSIKVGNRLVKSYESFEHHTSTELAEHKRFQNFSASDQASIVLERTEGGLYSDNFYNKFQKIREVPITMNFNTLSHLPRVASRNDFMRCPRMDTTDLNAYHVFSSSVNSSNQGQNNVCRVRSGSTSADFLVTSSLQDAPISNLQAVSHSSYQERLSGCLNSNLTESFIKSNSSIGYGNRYSISTKITGNSKISSCGAFAHSAFSDVGISSFPHNQGKLQKESSASEDFVSGSSQHESDRSFFLGESNIYRNVTDLLEDSKLSDEAGKCWEDYDMVSDMLSLNLDHVDHIVGPLANCADYVKDDYPFICETEASFNPSMNHDMLKPGFTDSSILNVENYIFQGNLQENNATHLYTHSNKGLSVPHFSECMSLSAKSQDHHNVSFDEMSNESNILFSSYQSDYSNPQYYATKQFSGGNMLQSSQLISPDCGSSTVGFAKGNQLPELRNLSEKSVILANKNRSAILDSTYQQNVMNDYDFLWGPRTVDNYTARESMDTKGNLSDILNRFLPGSKYQPPK from the exons ATGAGCAACCAAAGTGTAGTAAATTGTCCTTTGTGCACGGAAGAGATGGATTCAACTGATCTGCAGCTGAAGCCTTGTAAATGTGGATACCAG ATATGTGTCTGGTGTTGGAATCACATAATACAAACAGCTGAAAACAATGATACTGAAGGAAGATGTCCTGCATGCCGAACTCTGTATGACAAGGAGAGGATACTGAAGGTTGCTATAAGTACAGAAAG CTTAGCGAAACAAGTTTCCCAAAGGCAGAAGTCTCAAAAGGCTAAGTCTAAACCACTAGAACTACCAAAAGATGTAAATGATGTTCGTGTCATTCGGCGGAATCTTGTATATGTATCTGGTGTCCCTGTGGCTTTAGCAGACGAAATG ATTCTCAAAAAGAGAGAATATTTCGCCCAGTATGGTAAAATTGTAAGAGTTGTTGTAGTTCCACCTTCAGAGGCCTTCTTGAATTTTCGTGTCAT ATATATTACATTCTCCAAGGAGGACGAAGCTCTTAAATGCATTGAAGCTGTAGATGGCTTTATTTTAGATGGAAATCCTTTAAA AGCATGTTTTGGTACTACAAGATACTGTCACGACTGGCTAAAGAATGGG CGATGTAAAAAACAGAACTGTCTGTATATGCATGATGCTTGTCCCGAAGAAGATATATGTACGAAAGATGAAGCTCCTTCAGTATGCACAAG TAAGCTTCAGAAATCTTCAGGATATGTCTCTAATCTTCCACCACGTTCTGGAAGGATCTTGCCTCCACCCATGAATACCTTATGCAGAAGTAGCAGTACTGTGAAAAAAGATCAG AAACATTGTGATAATGGCAGAAAGATCACAGAGAAAGATGATAGAAAGCACGGCGCCCTTCTATCTACAGCTTCATG GGAGTCAACTTCCACATCTGGTAGGCTATCATATGCTAGTGTCACAGCGCTAAAAGGACCAATTAACCACTCTGCTGTGCCAAAAAATTTCATCATGAAACCCAATGATAGGGATCGAGTTTGTGCAGTTTTTCAAAATACAGATCAGAGTGATGAGCAATTGTCTACTTCAAATTCCATTAAAGTTGGAAATAGACTTGTTAAAAGCTATGAATCATTTGAACATCATACGTCTACTGAACTCGCAGAACataaaagatttcaaaattttagtgCAAGTGATCAGGCCAGCATTGTTTTAGAAAGAACAGAAGGTGGATTATATTCTGATAATTTTTATAACAAATTTCAGAAAATCAGAGAAGTTCCAATCACTATGAATTTCAACACACTAAGCCACCTACCACGTGTAGCTTCTCGAAATGACTTCATGAGATGCCCTAGGATGGACACAACTGACCTGAATGCATATCACGTCTTTTCTTCATCAGTTAATAGTAGCAATCAGGGCCAGAACAATGTTTGTAGAGTTAGGAGTGGTTCAACTTCTGCGGATTTTTTGGTTACATCATCCTTACAGGATGCTCCTATATCCAACCTTCAAGCAGTATCTCATAGTTCATATCAGGAGAGATTAAGTGGATGTTTAAACTCAAATTTGACAGAGTCATTTATCAAATCCAATTCTTCAATAGGTTATGGAAACAGGtattctatttctactaaaatcACAGGAAACTCCAAAATCTCGAGTTGTGGTGCTTTTGCACATTCAGCATTTTCAGATGTTGGCATTAGTTCCTTTCCCCATAACCAAGGGAAATTACAAAAAGAATCTAGTGCCAGTGAAGATTTTGTCTCTGGAAGCTCACAGCATGAATCTGACAGGTCTTTTTTCTTGGGCGAGAGTAACATTTACAGAAATGTTACAGATTTGCTGGAAGATAGTAAATTATCAGATGAAGCAGGCAAATGTTGGGAAGACTATGACATGGTCTCTGATATGTTGTCTCTCAATCTAGATCATGTTGATCACATAGTAGGTCCTCTTGCTAACTGTGCTGACTATGTTAAAGATGACTACCCTTTCATATGTGAGACAGAGGCTTCTTTCAATCCCAGCATGAATCATGATATGTTAAAGCCAGGTTTTACTGATTCTAGCATTTTGAATGTGGAAAACTATATCTTTCAAGGTAATCTGCAGGAAAATAATGCAActcatttatatactcattcaaACAAAGGTTTATCTGTCCCACATTTCTCTGAATGCATGTCCTTGTCTGCCAAAAGCCAAGATCACCATAATGTTTCTTTTGATGAGATGTCGAATGAATCAAACATACTCTTCAGTTCATATCAATCag ATTACTCAAATCCACAGTATTATGCTACCAAACAGTTTTCAGGCGGGAACATGTTGCAGTCATCTCAGCTGATTTCTCCTGATTGTGGCTCAAGCACGGTTGGGTTTGCCAAAGGTAATCAACTGCCAGAATTAAGAAATTTATCTGAGAAATCAGTCATATTAGCAAATAAGAATAGATCAGCAATCTTAGATAGCACTTATCAGCAAAATGTAATGAATGATTACGATTTTCTGTGGGGTCCTCGTACTGTCGACAATTATACTGCCAGAGAGTCCATGGATACAAAAGGGAATTTGTCAGACATTCTAAATAGATTTCTTCCCGGATCAAAATATCAGCCTCCGAAATAA
- the LOC121984235 gene encoding uncharacterized protein LOC121984235 isoform X1, whose translation MSNQSVVNCPLCTEEMDSTDLQLKPCKCGYQICVWCWNHIIQTAENNDTEGRCPACRTLYDKERILKVAISTESLAKQVSQRQKSQKAKSKPLELPKDVNDVRVIRRNLVYVSGVPVALADEMILKKREYFAQYGKIVRVVVVPPSEAFLNFRVIYITFSKEDEALKCIEAVDGFILDGNPLKACFGTTRYCHDWLKNGRCKKQNCLYMHDACPEEDICTKDEAPSVCTSKLQKSSGYVSNLPPRSGRILPPPMNTLCRSSSTVKKDQKHCDNGRKITEKDDRKHGALLSTASWESTSTSGRLSYASVTALKGPINHSAVPKNFIMKPNDRDRVCAVFQNTDQSDEQLSTSNSIKVGNRLVKSYESFEHHTSTELAEHKRFQNFSASDQASIVLERTEGGLYSDNFYNKFQKIREVPITMNFNTLSHLPRVASRNDFMRCPRMDTTDLNAYHVFSSSVNSSNQGQNNVCRVRSGSTSADFLVTSSLQDAPISNLQAVSHSSYQERLSGCLNSNLTESFIKSNSSIGYGNRYSISTKITGNSKISSCGAFAHSAFSDVGISSFPHNQGKLQKESSASEDFVSGSSQHESDRSFFLGESNIYRNVTDLLEDSKLSDEAGKCWEDYDMVSDMLSLNLDHVDHIVGPLANCADYVKDDYPFICETEASFNPSMNHDMLKPGFTDSSILNVENYIFQGNLQENNATHLYTHSNKGLSVPHFSECMSLSAKSQDHHNVSFDEMSNESNILFSSYQSGSTSKLKGSQFSAFPALVRSIPDIPTDVADYSNPQYYATKQFSGGNMLQSSQLISPDCGSSTVGFAKGNQLPELRNLSEKSVILANKNRSAILDSTYQQNVMNDYDFLWGPRTVDNYTARESMDTKGNLSDILNRFLPGSKYQPPK comes from the exons ATGAGCAACCAAAGTGTAGTAAATTGTCCTTTGTGCACGGAAGAGATGGATTCAACTGATCTGCAGCTGAAGCCTTGTAAATGTGGATACCAG ATATGTGTCTGGTGTTGGAATCACATAATACAAACAGCTGAAAACAATGATACTGAAGGAAGATGTCCTGCATGCCGAACTCTGTATGACAAGGAGAGGATACTGAAGGTTGCTATAAGTACAGAAAG CTTAGCGAAACAAGTTTCCCAAAGGCAGAAGTCTCAAAAGGCTAAGTCTAAACCACTAGAACTACCAAAAGATGTAAATGATGTTCGTGTCATTCGGCGGAATCTTGTATATGTATCTGGTGTCCCTGTGGCTTTAGCAGACGAAATG ATTCTCAAAAAGAGAGAATATTTCGCCCAGTATGGTAAAATTGTAAGAGTTGTTGTAGTTCCACCTTCAGAGGCCTTCTTGAATTTTCGTGTCAT ATATATTACATTCTCCAAGGAGGACGAAGCTCTTAAATGCATTGAAGCTGTAGATGGCTTTATTTTAGATGGAAATCCTTTAAA AGCATGTTTTGGTACTACAAGATACTGTCACGACTGGCTAAAGAATGGG CGATGTAAAAAACAGAACTGTCTGTATATGCATGATGCTTGTCCCGAAGAAGATATATGTACGAAAGATGAAGCTCCTTCAGTATGCACAAG TAAGCTTCAGAAATCTTCAGGATATGTCTCTAATCTTCCACCACGTTCTGGAAGGATCTTGCCTCCACCCATGAATACCTTATGCAGAAGTAGCAGTACTGTGAAAAAAGATCAG AAACATTGTGATAATGGCAGAAAGATCACAGAGAAAGATGATAGAAAGCACGGCGCCCTTCTATCTACAGCTTCATG GGAGTCAACTTCCACATCTGGTAGGCTATCATATGCTAGTGTCACAGCGCTAAAAGGACCAATTAACCACTCTGCTGTGCCAAAAAATTTCATCATGAAACCCAATGATAGGGATCGAGTTTGTGCAGTTTTTCAAAATACAGATCAGAGTGATGAGCAATTGTCTACTTCAAATTCCATTAAAGTTGGAAATAGACTTGTTAAAAGCTATGAATCATTTGAACATCATACGTCTACTGAACTCGCAGAACataaaagatttcaaaattttagtgCAAGTGATCAGGCCAGCATTGTTTTAGAAAGAACAGAAGGTGGATTATATTCTGATAATTTTTATAACAAATTTCAGAAAATCAGAGAAGTTCCAATCACTATGAATTTCAACACACTAAGCCACCTACCACGTGTAGCTTCTCGAAATGACTTCATGAGATGCCCTAGGATGGACACAACTGACCTGAATGCATATCACGTCTTTTCTTCATCAGTTAATAGTAGCAATCAGGGCCAGAACAATGTTTGTAGAGTTAGGAGTGGTTCAACTTCTGCGGATTTTTTGGTTACATCATCCTTACAGGATGCTCCTATATCCAACCTTCAAGCAGTATCTCATAGTTCATATCAGGAGAGATTAAGTGGATGTTTAAACTCAAATTTGACAGAGTCATTTATCAAATCCAATTCTTCAATAGGTTATGGAAACAGGtattctatttctactaaaatcACAGGAAACTCCAAAATCTCGAGTTGTGGTGCTTTTGCACATTCAGCATTTTCAGATGTTGGCATTAGTTCCTTTCCCCATAACCAAGGGAAATTACAAAAAGAATCTAGTGCCAGTGAAGATTTTGTCTCTGGAAGCTCACAGCATGAATCTGACAGGTCTTTTTTCTTGGGCGAGAGTAACATTTACAGAAATGTTACAGATTTGCTGGAAGATAGTAAATTATCAGATGAAGCAGGCAAATGTTGGGAAGACTATGACATGGTCTCTGATATGTTGTCTCTCAATCTAGATCATGTTGATCACATAGTAGGTCCTCTTGCTAACTGTGCTGACTATGTTAAAGATGACTACCCTTTCATATGTGAGACAGAGGCTTCTTTCAATCCCAGCATGAATCATGATATGTTAAAGCCAGGTTTTACTGATTCTAGCATTTTGAATGTGGAAAACTATATCTTTCAAGGTAATCTGCAGGAAAATAATGCAActcatttatatactcattcaaACAAAGGTTTATCTGTCCCACATTTCTCTGAATGCATGTCCTTGTCTGCCAAAAGCCAAGATCACCATAATGTTTCTTTTGATGAGATGTCGAATGAATCAAACATACTCTTCAGTTCATATCAATCag GTTCCACTTCAAAGTTGAAGGGCTCTCAATTTTCTGCATTTCCTGCTCTAGTTAGATCAATCCCTGATATTCCTACTGATGTTGCAGATTACTCAAATCCACAGTATTATGCTACCAAACAGTTTTCAGGCGGGAACATGTTGCAGTCATCTCAGCTGATTTCTCCTGATTGTGGCTCAAGCACGGTTGGGTTTGCCAAAGGTAATCAACTGCCAGAATTAAGAAATTTATCTGAGAAATCAGTCATATTAGCAAATAAGAATAGATCAGCAATCTTAGATAGCACTTATCAGCAAAATGTAATGAATGATTACGATTTTCTGTGGGGTCCTCGTACTGTCGACAATTATACTGCCAGAGAGTCCATGGATACAAAAGGGAATTTGTCAGACATTCTAAATAGATTTCTTCCCGGATCAAAATATCAGCCTCCGAAATAA